From one Caldichromatium japonicum genomic stretch:
- a CDS encoding GGDEF domain-containing protein, producing the protein MDLELVRQVLDSLQVGLVLLDRAGRVVSWNDWMRRHSGLEFAAVQGQRLTELFPEIQDGRLAWAIDEALRFRLSSMLAPTLNPAPLPIYRRPGDRERSEQIQQLIYITPLQHPVCACLIQIHDMTAPRRRERRLRDQSSLLIETSYQDPLTKVGNRRRFDQDLSKLFQQARERQRPLALLMIDVDHFKSYNDHFGHPAGDACLREGDRIARYGGEEFVALLPDTDQVSACAIAERLRLAVAQLALPHPYTPLGQVTVSIGVAAMTPSPATLCYTLVAQADIALYSSKDAGRNRCLWYDAAIGKAQTC; encoded by the coding sequence ATGGATCTAGAGCTCGTTCGCCAGGTCCTCGATAGTCTGCAGGTCGGATTGGTCCTGCTCGATCGCGCAGGCCGCGTGGTCTCTTGGAACGATTGGATGCGCCGGCACAGCGGTCTGGAGTTTGCGGCGGTTCAGGGCCAGCGGCTGACCGAACTCTTCCCCGAGATCCAAGACGGGCGTTTGGCATGGGCTATCGACGAGGCCCTGCGGTTTCGGCTGTCATCGATGTTGGCGCCAACCCTCAACCCCGCCCCGCTGCCGATCTATCGCCGACCAGGGGACCGGGAGCGCAGCGAGCAGATACAGCAATTGATCTATATCACTCCTCTTCAGCATCCGGTCTGCGCCTGCCTGATCCAGATCCATGATATGACCGCGCCTCGGCGCCGTGAGCGGCGTCTGCGCGACCAGTCCAGCCTGCTCATCGAGACGAGCTATCAAGACCCCTTGACGAAGGTCGGCAACCGGCGGCGGTTCGATCAGGATCTAAGCAAACTATTCCAGCAAGCCAGGGAACGTCAGCGCCCGCTCGCCCTGCTCATGATCGACGTCGATCACTTCAAATCCTATAACGATCACTTCGGCCATCCCGCAGGCGATGCCTGTTTGCGCGAGGGCGACCGGATCGCCCGTTATGGTGGGGAGGAGTTCGTAGCCCTGCTGCCTGATACCGATCAGGTAAGCGCATGCGCCATCGCCGAACGCCTGCGCCTGGCAGTTGCCCAGCTCGCGCTCCCTCATCCGTATACCCCCCTAGGGCAGGTGACGGTCAGCATCGGGGTTGCAGCCATGACCCCTTCACCGGCTACCCTGTGTTATACCCTGGTCGCGCAAGCGGATATTGCGCTTTACTCGTCCAAGGATGCCGGACGCAATCGTTGTCTATGGTATGACGCGGCCATCGGCAAGGCCCAAACATGCTAG
- a CDS encoding chemotaxis protein CheX: MVCELSDLQRDALCELFNLGVGRAAHSLSQMVQDEIQLMAPVIDLVRACEVMQALLGADFKEFSLVTIDFSGSFMAKAILIFPERNALAIVGSLLAPDLTPEEVSEFEQEAMCEIGNVILNACMSAVADEFGITLFGSLPEHYFSDTQAMRLFAEDDERLVLLLRIQLVIDQRRIQGQLVLLLSIDSFQALCNHLDTYLTRLGIA, encoded by the coding sequence ATGGTGTGCGAATTGAGTGACCTTCAGCGTGATGCGCTCTGCGAACTTTTTAACCTCGGTGTGGGCCGGGCGGCGCATAGCCTCAGCCAGATGGTCCAGGATGAGATCCAATTGATGGCCCCAGTCATCGATCTGGTACGCGCCTGCGAGGTGATGCAGGCACTGCTGGGGGCTGATTTCAAGGAATTCAGCCTAGTCACCATCGATTTTTCTGGGTCCTTTATGGCCAAGGCCATCCTAATCTTTCCCGAACGCAATGCCTTGGCCATTGTCGGCAGCCTATTGGCGCCCGATCTGACGCCGGAAGAGGTCTCGGAGTTCGAACAAGAAGCCATGTGCGAGATCGGCAACGTGATCCTCAATGCCTGCATGAGCGCAGTCGCTGATGAATTTGGGATCACTCTCTTCGGCAGCCTGCCGGAGCATTATTTCAGCGATACCCAAGCGATGCGCCTCTTTGCTGAAGACGACGAGCGGTTGGTATTGTTGCTACGCATTCAACTGGTCATAGACCAGAGGCGCATCCAGGGACAGCTCGTGCTTTTGCTGAGCATCGATTCGTTCCAGGCGCTGTGCAACCATCTCGATACCTATCTCACCCGCTTAGGTATCGCCTGA
- a CDS encoding response regulator transcription factor, with product MVHTPQRSLLIVDDSRTSRILLRRLIEELRPQWRITEAASGEEALAMVERELADYISLDVNMTGMSGLEVAGRLKLHHPSIRIVICTANIQNYVRQTAEKAGVRFVAKPITPEVAEHMVALFEE from the coding sequence ATGGTACACACCCCCCAGCGCTCGCTGTTGATCGTCGATGATAGCCGTACGTCGCGGATACTGTTGCGCCGGCTGATCGAAGAGCTTCGACCACAATGGCGGATCACAGAGGCGGCGAGCGGCGAAGAGGCCCTTGCGATGGTCGAGCGCGAGTTAGCGGATTATATCAGCCTCGATGTCAATATGACCGGGATGAGCGGGCTCGAGGTTGCCGGACGCCTTAAGCTGCATCATCCCTCCATCCGCATTGTCATCTGTACGGCCAATATACAGAACTATGTGCGCCAGACCGCTGAGAAGGCGGGCGTGCGCTTTGTCGCCAAGCCAATCACCCCTGAGGTCGCAGAGCACATGGTGGCCCTGTTTGAGGAATAG
- a CDS encoding EAL domain-containing protein, which yields MFPDDIARVALEYTPVEVYWLDLDGRIIQVNAAAVKALGYSCQEIIGLNIWDIDTRYSMAAWRAFIEFLQKNNGNHSRIESFHRRRDGSLYPVEVNAFLIEGLNGPLVCGFAQDISARRQAEESLQASEERLRTLINSSPDIICFKDREGRWLEANTADLELFCLTGVDYRGKTDCELATETHPCYRDAFLCCEASDERAWQANGLSRGEEVIRRPDGSVKVYDVTKVPLFEPDGRRKGLVVLGRDITERKQTEESLREERRFLQAVIDSIDDPILVISADCQLLRANQAARRFFIETEKVAANEDRWHCAMRFALARRHERLCNASEHECPVQAAHKNPSQRLKLTRSYWTPHGAEVHYEVVFNPLLGENGEVCAIIEVWRNISEHIALLNTLRAREQSYIHLAHHDPLTRLPNRLLFNDRLNQTIHASHRHGRRFAVLFIDLDRFKQINDSFDHSYGDQLLFAVAERLQQLFREDDTLARLGGDEFIVILTDIHQAEDAAIVAAKILHEIKQPFVIQGHQLLVGASIGIALYPEHGTTAEELVRNADAAMYRAKESGRNGFQYYSQELTARAFDRIPLESGLYYAIERGEFCLHYQPQFNLQSRRLRGIEALLRWQHPELGMVSPATFIPLAEESNLILRIGEWVLVEACRQMKDWLEHGLFAGDNLMSVNLSPKQFDHPDLVASIARILSESGLPAHQLELEITEATLMRAPEQAIDVLFRLRELGVKVAIDDFGTGYSSLIQLKRVPLTTLKIDRSFVTGLPYDSNDVAISRAVIALAQDLCLEVLAEGIETEVQHNFLICEGCLNGQGYLLSPPLEVSDLQMRLADWQAAP from the coding sequence ACCGGTTGAGGTCTATTGGCTGGACCTTGATGGGCGGATCATCCAGGTCAATGCTGCAGCCGTCAAGGCGCTGGGTTATAGCTGCCAAGAGATCATCGGGTTGAACATCTGGGATATCGACACCCGTTACTCAATGGCCGCCTGGCGGGCATTCATCGAGTTCCTGCAGAAAAATAATGGCAATCATAGCCGCATCGAGTCATTCCACCGGCGGCGCGACGGCAGCCTCTACCCCGTCGAGGTCAACGCCTTTCTCATCGAGGGACTCAATGGCCCCTTGGTCTGCGGCTTTGCCCAGGATATCAGTGCCCGCAGACAGGCAGAGGAGTCCCTGCAAGCGAGCGAAGAGCGCCTGCGCACCCTGATCAATTCCAGCCCAGATATCATCTGTTTCAAAGATCGCGAGGGGCGGTGGCTCGAGGCCAATACTGCCGACCTCGAGCTCTTTTGTCTCACGGGGGTCGATTATCGCGGCAAGACCGACTGCGAGCTCGCCACCGAGACCCATCCCTGTTACCGCGATGCCTTTTTGTGCTGCGAGGCGAGCGACGAGCGCGCCTGGCAGGCAAACGGCCTCTCGCGCGGGGAGGAGGTGATCCGGCGACCCGATGGCTCGGTCAAGGTCTATGACGTGACCAAGGTCCCGCTCTTTGAGCCGGATGGTCGGCGCAAGGGGCTTGTCGTGCTCGGACGAGATATCACCGAGCGTAAACAGACCGAGGAGTCCTTACGCGAGGAACGGCGCTTCTTGCAAGCAGTGATCGACAGCATTGATGATCCTATTTTGGTTATCAGTGCCGATTGCCAGCTGTTGCGGGCAAACCAGGCGGCGCGCCGATTCTTCATTGAAACAGAAAAGGTGGCGGCCAATGAAGACCGCTGGCACTGTGCGATGCGCTTTGCTCTGGCTCGGAGACATGAACGCTTGTGCAACGCCAGCGAACATGAATGCCCGGTGCAGGCAGCGCACAAGAACCCCTCCCAGCGGCTCAAGCTGACCCGCAGTTATTGGACCCCGCATGGCGCCGAGGTCCACTACGAGGTCGTCTTCAATCCTTTGCTCGGGGAGAACGGTGAGGTCTGCGCCATCATCGAGGTCTGGCGCAACATCAGCGAGCACATAGCCCTCCTCAATACCCTGCGTGCTCGCGAACAGAGCTATATCCATCTAGCCCATCACGACCCCTTGACCAGGCTTCCCAATCGTCTGCTCTTTAACGACCGGCTCAATCAGACCATCCATGCGAGTCACCGGCATGGCCGGCGCTTTGCGGTGCTCTTCATCGATCTCGATCGTTTCAAACAGATCAACGACAGCTTTGATCACAGCTATGGCGACCAGCTACTGTTTGCGGTCGCCGAACGTCTGCAACAGCTCTTTCGTGAGGATGATACCCTCGCACGGCTGGGTGGCGATGAGTTCATTGTCATCTTGACCGACATCCACCAGGCCGAGGACGCGGCAATCGTTGCGGCCAAGATCCTCCATGAGATCAAACAACCCTTTGTGATCCAGGGCCATCAGCTCCTAGTGGGGGCAAGCATCGGGATCGCCCTCTATCCTGAGCATGGGACGACAGCCGAGGAGCTGGTGCGCAATGCCGACGCCGCCATGTATCGCGCCAAGGAGAGCGGGCGCAACGGCTTTCAGTATTATTCGCAGGAACTCACCGCCCGCGCCTTTGATCGCATCCCGCTCGAATCGGGCCTCTATTATGCTATCGAAAGGGGCGAATTCTGCCTGCATTATCAACCGCAGTTCAACCTGCAAAGCAGGCGCCTGCGCGGGATCGAGGCCTTGCTCCGCTGGCAACATCCAGAGCTGGGTATGGTCTCCCCGGCGACCTTCATCCCTTTGGCCGAGGAATCAAATCTGATCCTTCGGATCGGCGAATGGGTGCTCGTGGAGGCCTGCCGCCAAATGAAAGACTGGCTCGAACACGGCCTGTTTGCGGGAGATAACCTGATGAGCGTTAATCTTTCGCCCAAGCAGTTCGATCACCCTGACCTGGTGGCCTCGATCGCACGCATCCTCAGCGAGAGCGGTTTGCCTGCCCATCAGCTCGAGCTCGAGATCACGGAAGCGACCCTGATGCGTGCGCCTGAGCAGGCCATTGATGTCCTGTTCAGGCTGCGCGAGCTTGGGGTCAAGGTGGCCATCGATGACTTCGGGACCGGTTATTCCTCGCTCATTCAGCTCAAACGCGTGCCTTTAACCACCCTCAAGATTGACCGCAGCTTTGTCACCGGTCTGCCATACGATTCAAATGACGTCGCCATCAGCCGGGCGGTGATCGCCCTTGCCCAGGACCTGTGCCTGGAGGTCCTAGCGGAGGGGATCGAGACCGAGGTACAGCACAATTTCCTCATCTGTGAGGGCTGTCTCAACGGCCAGGGATATCTGCTCAGCCCGCCATTGGAGGTATCAGATCTCCAAATGCGCCTAGCAGATTGGCAAGCAGCGCCCTAG